A single genomic interval of Flavihumibacter rivuli harbors:
- a CDS encoding SulP family inorganic anion transporter produces MRRLQHYVSNLSSDFPASVVVFLVALPLCLGIALGSNAPLFSGIIAGIVGGIVIGIFSGSHLSVSGPAAGLTAIVAAAIAKLPHFEAFLLAVVIAGAFQLALGYLKAGVLGDYVPSSVIKAMLAAIGLILILKQLPHLVGYDADFEGDESFRQPDGENTFTGIFTALNYFMPLAAAIGLVSLGIMVFWEKFLAAKSKFFQLVPAPLIVVLAGVGINAWFLQNMPEYALQSKNLVKIPVAESFQGFLSFFTFPDWKQLTNIQVWASALTLAIVASLETLLNIEAADELDPYQRVTPTNRELKAQGIGNMLSGLLGGLPVTSVIVRTSANVNSGAKSKMSAILHGILLLLCVAFIPKILNLIPLPALAAVLIYTGFKLAKPSIFREFYTKGFDQFAPFLITILAILFTDLLMGIMIGCLAGLFFVMRSNFKSAVFVVNDENRYLFRLRKDVSFLNKPIIKRKLEKVPENAYVLIDATRADFIDKDVIEVIEDFMKHAHLKNINTELKKSLYKEQGFSKYHNQQNIPA; encoded by the coding sequence ATGCGTCGACTGCAACATTATGTTAGCAACCTGTCGTCTGACTTTCCTGCATCCGTAGTAGTATTCCTCGTTGCCCTTCCCCTTTGCCTGGGCATTGCCCTTGGCTCCAACGCCCCGCTTTTCTCCGGTATCATTGCAGGGATCGTTGGCGGTATAGTCATTGGGATTTTCAGCGGTTCCCATTTGAGCGTGAGTGGACCGGCCGCCGGACTAACCGCAATTGTAGCCGCAGCCATCGCCAAACTTCCCCATTTTGAAGCCTTCCTGCTGGCAGTGGTCATTGCCGGCGCTTTTCAATTGGCCCTGGGCTACCTGAAAGCAGGTGTCCTTGGCGATTACGTCCCTTCCTCCGTGATCAAGGCAATGCTGGCAGCCATAGGCCTGATCCTGATCCTCAAACAGCTTCCCCACCTGGTAGGTTATGATGCGGATTTTGAAGGGGACGAAAGCTTCCGCCAGCCTGATGGCGAAAACACTTTCACCGGAATCTTTACCGCCCTCAATTATTTTATGCCCCTGGCGGCAGCGATCGGGCTTGTTTCCCTGGGGATCATGGTCTTTTGGGAAAAGTTCCTGGCGGCCAAAAGCAAGTTTTTCCAGTTGGTACCGGCACCACTGATCGTCGTTTTGGCAGGGGTTGGGATCAATGCCTGGTTCCTTCAAAACATGCCCGAATATGCCCTGCAAAGCAAGAACCTGGTGAAGATACCAGTGGCAGAGTCCTTCCAGGGTTTCCTTTCCTTCTTCACTTTCCCTGACTGGAAGCAATTGACCAATATCCAGGTCTGGGCCAGCGCCCTAACCCTGGCCATCGTGGCCAGCCTGGAAACCCTGCTCAACATTGAGGCAGCAGATGAACTAGACCCCTACCAACGCGTTACGCCTACCAACAGGGAGTTGAAAGCCCAGGGGATCGGCAATATGCTATCGGGCTTGCTGGGTGGCTTACCGGTTACCTCGGTGATCGTAAGGACCTCGGCCAATGTCAATTCAGGCGCCAAGTCAAAGATGTCCGCCATCCTGCATGGCATCCTCCTGCTGCTTTGTGTGGCCTTCATCCCTAAAATACTGAACCTTATTCCTTTACCCGCCCTTGCGGCCGTTTTGATCTACACGGGCTTCAAACTGGCCAAACCCTCCATTTTCAGGGAATTTTACACCAAGGGATTCGACCAGTTCGCCCCCTTCCTTATCACCATCCTGGCCATTTTATTTACCGATTTATTGATGGGAATCATGATCGGATGCCTGGCAGGGCTTTTCTTTGTAATGCGAAGCAATTTCAAATCAGCTGTATTTGTGGTAAACGATGAGAACCGTTACCTGTTCCGCTTGCGCAAAGACGTATCCTTCCTGAACAAGCCGATCATCAAAAGGAAATTGGAAAAAGTGCCGGAAAACGCCTACGTGCTGATCGATGCAACAAGGGCCGACTTTATCGACAAGGATGTGATAGAAGTGATCGAAGATTTCATGAAACACGCCCATCTCAAGAACATCAACACAGAATTGAAGAAAAGCCTGTATAAAGAACAGGGATTCAGCAAATACCATAACCAACAAAATATACCAGCATGA
- a CDS encoding GAF domain-containing protein codes for MEPFLPKDPKIRTSLSFRPLVNAIEKKAVSGSKGASKLYARLFARIRRYPELLATIDNEDILAQQAEWVDMLMTTLFPVSVSDEKDLYAVGVPFSYKVVYASQLFREHFLDEAGNLKYKPEYNLPEHPVNFEHSIAYKLILSKFYNQKIDGNISTIHHFINEETGLINYVELELDPTFIDVIALTELPELGAQKIHCCNISELSKIDKLEEYLPLENFRFEGFTIVRLKDVTHREVLNKIKTTLLELNSIQDNTVFARLERDIQALIGISDAKMGITPFFRVNNQYVISEEFTKHSLLLHPVNGMATRQDLCKAFIDLFKTSDRPILFSEINESTIKEYQFLERILEQGYRSAAFFPLKDDGELLGVLSAVHHEPCKLQAQHLEPVTSSLPLFVLALEKSAEILANEVDKVVKRHFTAVQSSVEWKFTEAALHYLLNKRMGKKAKIEQIVFDQVYPLFGAIDIRNSSIERNNATQKDLLEQLEATGEIIRQAQQLSSLPILQEVAYRIEKYRYSASNILFTGDEVTIDAFLKEEMVELLEHLKLILPEMKDRIEQYFQQIDEKAKLMVHHRHHFEESITLVNQELSRFIDQEQETAQKIYPHYFERFVTDGIEFNMYIGQSITPGRPFDNFFLKNLKMWQLTTMANAAILVDQLQEKLPIPLQTTQLILAHSTPLSISFRNAERKFDVDGAYNIRYEIIKKRIDKVHLKNSNERLTQPGKIAIVYSQPKEASEYLDYIEFLQNKKLLKDDLEELELEELQGVVGLKALRVGINMVPAVSENEEGLPKVTASA; via the coding sequence ATGGAACCATTTTTACCCAAAGACCCGAAGATCAGGACAAGTCTATCTTTCAGGCCCCTGGTGAATGCGATCGAGAAAAAGGCTGTTTCCGGAAGCAAGGGAGCCAGTAAACTCTATGCCCGTTTATTTGCCCGTATCCGCCGCTATCCTGAACTGCTTGCCACCATTGATAATGAAGATATCCTGGCCCAACAGGCGGAATGGGTAGATATGCTCATGACCACCCTCTTCCCTGTTTCGGTTTCTGATGAAAAGGACCTGTATGCTGTCGGTGTGCCTTTCTCCTATAAAGTGGTCTATGCTTCGCAGTTGTTCAGGGAACATTTCCTGGACGAGGCGGGTAACCTGAAATACAAACCCGAATACAACCTGCCGGAACACCCGGTCAATTTTGAGCACTCCATTGCCTATAAACTGATCCTCTCTAAGTTCTATAACCAGAAGATCGATGGCAACATCTCCACCATCCATCATTTCATCAATGAGGAAACCGGGCTGATCAACTATGTAGAATTGGAGCTGGACCCAACCTTTATTGATGTTATAGCCTTAACAGAACTCCCTGAGCTGGGGGCACAAAAGATCCATTGCTGTAACATCAGTGAATTATCCAAGATAGACAAGCTGGAAGAATACTTGCCCCTGGAAAACTTCAGGTTTGAGGGTTTCACCATTGTCCGGCTCAAGGATGTAACCCACCGGGAGGTATTGAACAAGATCAAAACAACCCTGCTGGAACTAAATTCCATCCAGGACAATACAGTATTTGCCCGGTTGGAAAGGGATATCCAGGCATTGATCGGCATCAGTGACGCCAAGATGGGCATCACGCCCTTCTTCAGGGTTAATAACCAGTATGTCATCTCCGAAGAGTTCACCAAACACAGCCTTTTGCTGCACCCGGTGAACGGCATGGCCACCAGGCAGGACCTTTGCAAGGCCTTCATTGACCTGTTTAAAACCAGCGACCGTCCCATCCTTTTTTCCGAGATCAATGAATCAACCATTAAGGAATATCAATTCCTGGAAAGGATTTTGGAGCAGGGATACAGAAGCGCCGCATTTTTCCCATTGAAGGACGACGGCGAATTATTAGGAGTACTATCTGCGGTACACCATGAACCCTGCAAACTGCAGGCCCAGCACCTGGAACCGGTAACCAGTTCCCTTCCCCTATTCGTACTGGCATTAGAGAAGTCCGCCGAGATCCTGGCGAATGAAGTGGATAAGGTGGTAAAGCGGCACTTTACCGCTGTACAGTCTTCTGTTGAATGGAAGTTTACCGAGGCTGCCCTGCATTACCTGCTCAACAAAAGAATGGGAAAGAAGGCGAAGATCGAGCAGATCGTTTTCGACCAGGTGTACCCGCTATTCGGCGCTATTGATATCCGCAATTCCTCGATTGAACGCAACAATGCGACCCAAAAGGACTTGCTGGAACAACTGGAAGCTACCGGGGAGATCATCCGGCAGGCCCAGCAATTAAGTAGCCTGCCGATCCTGCAGGAAGTGGCCTATCGCATTGAAAAATACCGTTACAGCGCTTCCAACATCCTGTTCACTGGGGATGAGGTGACCATTGACGCCTTCCTGAAGGAGGAAATGGTGGAGTTGCTGGAGCACCTGAAATTGATCCTGCCGGAAATGAAGGACAGGATCGAACAGTATTTCCAGCAAATTGATGAGAAGGCCAAGCTGATGGTCCACCATCGCCATCATTTTGAGGAGAGCATTACGCTGGTCAATCAGGAGCTATCGAGGTTCATTGACCAGGAACAAGAAACCGCCCAGAAGATATACCCCCATTATTTTGAACGCTTTGTTACGGACGGCATTGAATTCAACATGTATATCGGCCAGTCCATAACACCGGGCCGGCCCTTCGACAACTTCTTCCTGAAGAACCTAAAAATGTGGCAACTGACCACCATGGCCAATGCTGCCATTTTGGTTGACCAACTTCAGGAGAAACTGCCCATTCCATTACAAACCACCCAGCTGATCCTGGCCCATAGCACCCCACTTTCCATCAGTTTCAGGAATGCGGAAAGGAAATTTGATGTGGATGGCGCCTATAATATTCGGTATGAGATCATCAAAAAACGGATTGACAAAGTACACCTTAAGAACTCCAATGAACGCCTGACCCAACCGGGAAAGATTGCTATCGTCTATTCCCAGCCCAAGGAAGCATCGGAATACCTCGATTACATTGAATTCCTCCAGAACAAGAAATTACTCAAGGACGACCTCGAGGAACTGGAACTGGAAGAACTGCAAGGGGTGGTGGGCTTAAAAGCCCTTAGGGTAGGCATCAATATGGTACCAGCTGTATCGGAAAATGAGGAAGGGTTGCCCAAAGTCACTGCCTCGGCATAA
- a CDS encoding carbonic anhydrase: MNAYERLLLENKAWAVEKVADDPEYFSRLAHLQTPEFLWIGCSDSRVPANEITGTQPGEIFVHRNIANMVVHTDLNLLSVLDYAVEHLKVKHVIVCGHYGCGGVKAAMTQHNFGIINKWLRNIKDVYRFHREEVDSIPDMEERTNRLVELNVQEQVINLAKTSIIQKAWKEFQRPHLHGWVYGLKDGLIKPVFDMPPGTHIDEIYEFDDL, encoded by the coding sequence ATGAATGCATACGAAAGATTATTACTGGAGAATAAAGCCTGGGCCGTTGAAAAGGTAGCGGATGACCCCGAATATTTCAGCAGGCTGGCTCACCTGCAAACACCCGAGTTCCTCTGGATCGGCTGCAGCGATAGCCGGGTACCGGCCAATGAGATCACCGGAACCCAACCCGGCGAGATCTTCGTACACCGGAATATCGCCAATATGGTGGTCCATACCGACCTCAACCTGCTCAGCGTACTTGACTATGCCGTTGAACACCTTAAGGTGAAGCATGTGATCGTTTGTGGTCATTACGGCTGTGGCGGGGTGAAGGCCGCTATGACCCAGCACAACTTCGGCATCATCAATAAATGGCTGCGCAATATCAAGGATGTGTACCGTTTCCATCGGGAAGAAGTGGATAGCATCCCTGATATGGAAGAGAGGACCAACAGGCTGGTTGAACTGAATGTTCAGGAGCAGGTGATCAACCTGGCCAAGACCAGTATCATCCAGAAGGCCTGGAAGGAATTCCAGCGTCCCCACCTGCATGGCTGGGTCTACGGCCTGAAAGACGGCTTGATCAAGCCGGTTTTCGACATGCCACCCGGAACGCATATCGATGAAATTTACGAGTTTGACGACCTTTAA
- a CDS encoding murein L,D-transpeptidase catalytic domain-containing protein yields MKTKFYLAELVLASLFLGSILFEDKSSPATNELPIRETKIMPTEAKVALAAKTPNGKKALLASNSTYLQKKANKKIRMVNESYGKSAIAASNKNAVKAPAKLVNLKPRINTVMAAKIVPLQPKNSINPELISAAREVPTQELSGEPVARQEKKQPAANTRTIVTNVAYPAKANETMKVKVNNETVTTRNLTLVDNSAIDAAEETESKTVKYRGKLNVKYHLLKYIPPQYDGFSEEIGTNRYDAQELTRKANKLANMAKQRGYNTEYAFLIDMGMKSSKKRFFVINLKTMSIEMSGMVAHGKGKEKFSIDKDYSDQSGSRCTSLGIYKMGRQYEGDFGMSYKMHGLDPTNKNAEKRAIVLHAMGVIPNEETNFPIWQSEGCPSVSPDFLESLKGVMEKNKKPILMWIFDDNYLPDEATNTGDAGQ; encoded by the coding sequence ATGAAAACAAAGTTCTACCTCGCAGAACTGGTATTGGCCAGCCTATTCCTGGGCTCCATACTTTTCGAGGACAAATCATCCCCCGCAACCAATGAGTTGCCGATAAGGGAAACCAAAATAATGCCCACGGAGGCGAAAGTGGCACTGGCTGCCAAAACACCCAATGGCAAGAAAGCCTTGCTGGCGAGTAATTCCACCTACCTGCAAAAGAAGGCCAACAAAAAGATCAGGATGGTGAACGAATCCTATGGCAAATCAGCCATTGCCGCCAGTAACAAGAATGCGGTAAAAGCCCCAGCTAAACTGGTGAACCTGAAACCCAGGATCAATACGGTGATGGCGGCCAAGATCGTACCCCTTCAACCGAAGAATTCCATCAACCCGGAACTGATATCAGCTGCCAGGGAAGTTCCCACCCAGGAACTGTCAGGTGAACCCGTGGCCAGGCAGGAAAAAAAGCAGCCTGCCGCCAATACCAGGACAATTGTGACAAATGTAGCCTATCCGGCCAAGGCAAATGAGACCATGAAGGTGAAGGTGAATAACGAAACAGTAACCACCCGTAACCTTACACTGGTTGATAATTCCGCCATTGACGCGGCCGAGGAAACAGAATCCAAAACGGTGAAGTACCGCGGCAAACTGAATGTGAAATACCACTTACTGAAATACATTCCACCCCAATATGATGGCTTCTCTGAAGAGATCGGAACCAACCGCTATGATGCACAGGAACTTACCCGGAAAGCCAACAAACTGGCCAATATGGCTAAGCAGAGGGGATACAATACCGAATATGCCTTCCTGATCGACATGGGAATGAAATCGAGCAAGAAGCGCTTTTTCGTGATCAACCTGAAGACCATGAGCATAGAAATGTCAGGCATGGTAGCGCATGGTAAAGGCAAGGAAAAATTCTCTATCGATAAGGACTATTCAGACCAATCCGGCAGCAGGTGTACCTCACTCGGCATCTATAAAATGGGCAGGCAATATGAAGGTGATTTCGGGATGTCCTACAAGATGCATGGCCTTGACCCCACCAACAAGAATGCGGAGAAAAGGGCCATCGTATTGCATGCCATGGGCGTAATACCCAATGAGGAAACCAACTTCCCCATCTGGCAAAGTGAAGGTTGTCCCTCCGTTTCCCCCGACTTCCTGGAATCCCTCAAGGGCGTAATGGAAAAAAACAAAAAGCCCATCCTCATGTGGATCTTTGATGACAACTACCTGCCGGATGAGGCCACCAATACTGGCGACGCAGGTCAATAA
- the gldA gene encoding gliding motility-associated ABC transporter ATP-binding subunit GldA translates to MSISVQSLVKVYDQQTAVNNVSFEVRKGEIVGFLGPNGAGKSTTMKILTGYLLPTGGRTVVCGINVQDQPLEAKGKIGYLPEANPLYFDMFVREYLHFMADVHTLPDKAKRVEEVITMVGLGPESNKKIGQLSKGYKQRVGLAAALIHDPEVLILDEPTTGLDPNQIIEIRELIRQLGASKTVLFSSHILQEVEAICDRVVIINKGKLIADDSLANLRQHNNQPILRVQFAEPLESQWLERNVSNMANLTRISPQEWEISSSDLNETKKQVLEMAVANNLNIISLQTGSKGLEEVFRELTKA, encoded by the coding sequence ATGTCCATTTCGGTTCAGTCTTTAGTGAAGGTCTATGACCAACAAACTGCAGTCAACAACGTTTCCTTTGAGGTACGCAAAGGCGAGATCGTAGGCTTCCTTGGCCCTAACGGCGCCGGGAAATCTACCACCATGAAGATCCTGACCGGTTATTTGCTCCCTACCGGAGGACGGACCGTTGTGTGTGGCATCAACGTGCAGGACCAGCCCCTGGAAGCCAAGGGCAAGATCGGCTACCTGCCGGAAGCCAATCCCCTCTATTTTGACATGTTTGTGCGGGAATACCTTCATTTCATGGCCGATGTGCATACCCTTCCCGACAAGGCAAAAAGGGTTGAAGAGGTGATCACCATGGTAGGACTCGGACCGGAAAGCAACAAGAAGATCGGACAGCTCTCGAAGGGATACAAGCAAAGGGTTGGGTTGGCCGCAGCACTCATCCATGACCCTGAAGTCCTGATCCTTGACGAACCCACTACAGGTCTGGACCCCAACCAGATAATTGAGATCAGGGAATTGATCCGCCAATTGGGCGCCAGCAAAACCGTACTTTTCTCTTCCCATATCCTGCAGGAAGTAGAAGCCATATGCGACAGGGTGGTCATCATCAACAAGGGAAAGCTGATCGCTGATGATTCACTGGCCAACCTGAGGCAACACAATAACCAACCCATCCTTAGGGTTCAATTTGCAGAACCCCTTGAAAGCCAATGGCTGGAGAGGAACGTCAGCAATATGGCGAACCTTACCCGGATCAGCCCGCAGGAATGGGAGATCAGCTCATCCGACCTAAATGAAACCAAGAAGCAGGTCCTGGAAATGGCCGTGGCCAATAACCTGAACATCATCTCCCTGCAAACAGGGAGCAAGGGATTGGAAGAGGTATTCCGGGAACTGACGAAGGCCTAA
- a CDS encoding response regulator produces the protein MDNKQKILVVDDDPYILMSLEFLMQKNGYDVMVARNGKEAMELLEQGPALVLLDIMMPDVDGYAICKHIKSTPELKDIIVVFLSAKTKEADIRKGYDLGASLYISKPFSTRDLMKKVKELLEAA, from the coding sequence ATGGATAATAAACAGAAGATCCTGGTTGTTGATGATGATCCCTACATTCTGATGTCGCTGGAATTCCTGATGCAGAAGAACGGCTACGACGTAATGGTGGCCCGCAATGGAAAGGAAGCGATGGAATTACTGGAACAAGGACCCGCATTGGTTTTATTGGATATCATGATGCCGGATGTCGACGGCTATGCCATCTGCAAGCACATCAAATCGACCCCGGAACTGAAGGATATCATTGTGGTCTTCCTCAGTGCCAAGACCAAGGAAGCCGATATCAGGAAAGGTTATGACCTCGGCGCGTCCCTCTATATCAGCAAACCATTCTCCACCCGCGACCTGATGAAAAAGGTAAAGGAATTGCTGGAAGCAGCATGA
- a CDS encoding FtsB family cell division protein has product MKKLPSFLKNKYLLTLAGFCIWMVFFDDRDVITTHFRYKKELRQLEESKEYYQGQLTATRAELDKLQTDPALLEKYAREKYRMKRDNEDLFVVPSTDNQYPEE; this is encoded by the coding sequence TTGAAAAAGTTGCCTTCCTTCCTCAAGAACAAATACCTGCTCACGCTGGCGGGTTTCTGTATTTGGATGGTCTTCTTTGATGACCGGGATGTGATCACCACCCATTTCCGGTACAAAAAGGAACTACGGCAACTGGAAGAAAGCAAGGAATATTACCAGGGCCAGCTGACCGCGACGCGTGCAGAACTGGATAAACTGCAAACAGATCCCGCCCTGCTGGAAAAATATGCCCGTGAAAAATACCGGATGAAAAGGGATAACGAAGACCTCTTCGTTGTGCCATCTACTGATAATCAATACCCTGAAGAATAA
- the eno gene encoding phosphopyruvate hydratase: MSYITEVHARQILDSRGNPTVEVDVITDEGALGRAAVPSGASTGIHEAVELRDGDKKKYVGKGVLKAVKNVNDVIADKLLGWEVADQAGIDNLMIQLDGTANKGKLGANAILAVSMAAAKAAAQEANLPLYRYIGGTNARTLPIPMMNILNGGAHADNKIDFQEFMIMPVGAPDFSEGLRWGVEIFHTLKNVLKKKGYSTNVGDEGGFAPNIQSNEEAIETVLEAITAAGYKAGSQIVIAMDAANSELWDAKAKKYVFHKSDGKKLSSEQLVKYWESWVKQYPIASIEDGMAEDDWNGWKMLTEVIGKKCQLVGDDLFVTNVERLQQGIDKGIGNGLLVKVNQIGTVTETINAVTLAQHNGYNTIMSHRSGETEDTTIADLAVALNCGQIKTGSASRTDRMAKYNQLIRIEEMLAENAVYPKGKIKFGK, from the coding sequence ATGAGCTACATTACCGAAGTCCATGCCAGGCAAATTCTCGACAGCCGTGGCAACCCAACTGTTGAAGTGGATGTTATCACCGACGAAGGCGCATTGGGTCGCGCCGCGGTACCAAGTGGAGCCAGCACCGGTATTCACGAAGCCGTAGAATTAAGGGATGGTGACAAAAAGAAATACGTAGGCAAGGGCGTATTGAAAGCAGTAAAGAACGTAAACGATGTTATTGCAGATAAACTGCTGGGCTGGGAAGTTGCAGACCAGGCCGGCATCGACAACCTGATGATCCAGCTGGACGGCACGGCCAACAAGGGCAAACTGGGTGCGAACGCAATCCTCGCGGTGAGCATGGCCGCTGCAAAGGCAGCAGCCCAGGAAGCCAACCTTCCCCTTTACCGTTACATCGGTGGCACCAATGCCAGGACCCTGCCCATCCCCATGATGAACATCCTGAATGGTGGTGCGCACGCAGACAACAAAATTGATTTCCAGGAATTCATGATCATGCCCGTGGGAGCGCCAGACTTTAGCGAAGGGCTTCGCTGGGGCGTTGAGATCTTCCATACCCTGAAGAATGTATTGAAGAAAAAAGGCTACAGCACCAATGTGGGTGATGAAGGTGGTTTCGCTCCCAACATCCAAAGCAACGAAGAGGCGATCGAAACCGTATTGGAAGCGATCACCGCTGCAGGCTATAAAGCTGGTTCACAGATCGTTATCGCAATGGATGCCGCCAATAGCGAACTCTGGGATGCCAAGGCCAAGAAATATGTATTCCACAAAAGCGATGGCAAGAAGCTGTCCAGCGAGCAACTGGTGAAATACTGGGAAAGCTGGGTGAAGCAATACCCCATCGCTTCCATTGAAGACGGCATGGCGGAAGACGATTGGAACGGCTGGAAAATGCTGACCGAGGTCATTGGTAAAAAATGCCAGCTGGTGGGTGACGACCTGTTCGTAACCAATGTAGAGCGCCTGCAGCAAGGAATTGATAAGGGCATCGGCAATGGATTGCTGGTGAAAGTGAACCAGATCGGTACCGTAACCGAAACCATCAATGCGGTTACCCTTGCCCAGCACAACGGCTACAATACCATCATGAGCCACCGAAGCGGCGAGACCGAAGACACCACCATTGCTGACCTGGCAGTAGCCCTGAATTGCGGACAGATCAAGACCGGTAGTGCCAGCCGTACCGACCGTATGGCCAAATACAACCAGCTGATCCGTATCGAAGAGATGCTGGCAGAAAACGCCGTATATCCGAAAGGAAAGATTAAATTTGGTAAATAA
- the nth gene encoding endonuclease III, with amino-acid sequence MTTRERYQHVIDYFQQHAPNAETELLYDNPFQLLVAVVLSAQCTDKRVNLTTPALFERYPDPESLANASYDDLFPLIRSISYPNNKTKHLLGLGKKLVEEFGGEIPMTVEELVKLPGVGRKTANVITSVIDAQPNMAVDTHVFRVSARLGLTRKATTPLAAEKQLISHLPKDLIHKAHHWLILHGRYVCTARNPKCEACGLSGICKFYSASRKKNRPSKAQ; translated from the coding sequence ATGACAACCAGGGAACGTTACCAGCACGTAATAGATTATTTCCAACAGCATGCCCCCAATGCTGAAACGGAATTGTTGTACGACAATCCTTTCCAGCTTTTGGTGGCTGTTGTTTTATCTGCCCAATGCACCGATAAAAGGGTGAACCTGACCACTCCTGCCCTGTTTGAGCGCTATCCGGATCCGGAATCACTGGCCAATGCCAGCTACGATGACCTCTTCCCGCTGATCAGGAGCATTTCCTATCCCAACAACAAGACAAAACACCTGCTGGGCCTGGGGAAAAAACTGGTGGAAGAGTTCGGTGGCGAAATACCGATGACCGTAGAGGAACTGGTAAAACTCCCCGGGGTTGGCCGTAAAACTGCTAATGTCATTACCTCTGTGATCGATGCCCAACCCAATATGGCCGTTGATACCCATGTTTTCAGGGTGTCAGCCCGGCTGGGACTGACCAGGAAGGCCACTACTCCCCTGGCCGCGGAAAAGCAACTGATCTCCCACCTGCCCAAGGACCTGATCCATAAGGCCCATCATTGGCTTATCCTTCATGGCCGTTATGTCTGTACCGCCCGTAATCCCAAATGTGAAGCCTGCGGCCTGAGTGGAATCTGTAAATTTTATAGCGCATCAAGAAAAAAGAACAGGCCTTCGAAAGCACAGTAA